A part of Meleagris gallopavo isolate NT-WF06-2002-E0010 breed Aviagen turkey brand Nicholas breeding stock chromosome 26, Turkey_5.1, whole genome shotgun sequence genomic DNA contains:
- the BACE1 gene encoding beta-secretase 1: MIDNLRGKSGQGYYVEMTVGSPPQKLNILVDTGSSNFAVGAAPHPFLRRYYQRQLSSTYRDLRKGVYVPYTQGKWEGELGTDLVTIPHGPNVTVRANIAAITESDKFFINGSNWEGILGLAYAEIARPDDSLEPFFDSLVKQTQVPNIFSLQLCGAGFSSNETETLASVGGSMIIGGIDRSLYVGDIWYTPIRKEWYYEVIIVKLEVNGQDLNMDCKEYNYDKSIVDSGTTNLRLPKKVFEAAVKSIKTASSTEKFPDGFWLGEQLVCWQVGTTPWHIFPVLSLYLMGEATNQSFRITILPQQYLRPVEDVATSQDDCYKFAISQSSTGTVMGAVIMEGFYVVFDRARKRIGFAVSACHVHDEFRTAAVEGPYLHSNMEDCGYNIPQTDESTLMTIAYVMAAICALFMLPLCLMVFQWRCFRCLRRDHDDFADDISLLK, encoded by the exons ctCAATATCCTGGTGGACACTGGGAGCAGTAATTTTGCTGTGGGAGCTGCACCTCACCCCTTTCTCCGGAGATACTACCAGCGGCAGCT GTCCAGCACCTACCGTGACCTGCGGAAGGGTGTGTATGTGCCCTACACCCAGGGCAAGTGGGAAGGGGAACTAGGCACTGACCTTGTCACTATCCCCCACGGCCCCAACGTCACTGTCAGAGCCAACATTGCTGCCATCACGGAGTCAGACAAATTCTTCATCAATGGCTCCAATTGGGAAGGGATCCTGGGGCTGGCCTACGCAGAGATTGCCCGG ccTGACGACAGCCTGGAGCCATTTTTTGATTCCCTGGTGAAGCAGACCCAGGTGCCCAATATCTTCTCCCTCCAGCTTTGTGGGGCAGGCTTCTCATCCAATGAGACGGAGACCTTGGCATCAGTGGGAGGCAGCATG ATCATTGGTGGCATCGACCGCTCGCTGTATGTGGGTGATATCTGGTACACACCCATCCGGAAGGAGTGGTACTACGAGGTCATCATTGTCAAGCTGGAGGTCAACGGGCAGGACCTGAACATGGACTGCAAAGAG TACAACTATGACAAGAGTATCGTGGACAGCGGCACCACCAACCTCAGGCTGCCGAAGAAGGTGTTTGAGGCTGCAGTGAAATCCATCAAAACAGCTTCTTCG ACGGAGAAGTTCCCAGATGGCTTCTGGCTGGGGGAGCAGCTGGTTTGCTGGCAGGTCGGCACCACCCCCTGGCACATCTTCCCTGTTCTGTCCCTCTACCTGATGGGGGAGGCCACCAACCAGTCCTTCCGGATCACCATCCTTCCCCAG CAATACCTGCGCCCAGTGGAGGATGTGGCCACCTCTCAGGATGACTGCTACAAGTTCGCCATCTCTCAGTCCTCCACAGGCACTGTCATGGGTGCTGTTATCATGGAAGGTTTCTACGTGGTCTTTGACCGCGCCCGCAAGCGCATTGGCTTTGCTGTCAGTGCCTGCCACG TGCACGACGAGTTTCGGACAGCCGCAGTGGAGGGGCCCTACCTGCACTCCAACATGGAGGACTGCGGCTACAACATCCCACAGACGGATGAGTCCACCTTGATGACCATTGCTTATGTCATGGCAGCCATCTGCGCCCTGTTCATGCTGCCTCTCTGCCTCATGGTGTTCCAGTGGCGCTGCTTCCGCTGCCTGCGACGGGACCACGATGACTTTGCTGATGACATATCTTTGCTGAAGTGA